A genomic segment from Amyelois transitella isolate CPQ chromosome 15, ilAmyTran1.1, whole genome shotgun sequence encodes:
- the LOC106136301 gene encoding uncharacterized protein LOC106136301 isoform X2, giving the protein MCFYKIIQYHPDKNKDVKAQEKFVRIVEAYSVLGKPCSRAQYDSNIIAADAYSGPSPQYTYKRYNNYGANPQYSNFYQSTQYKRADEQTNTKSKTTASSAAVGKKIPNYVIIMICCGIAVVGAILQAFVIREMYMMHKKQTLEKSKRIAEELEKVRNAAKSNSNEAHTRLLLEKIVAAANPTVATASLGQALAEDKK; this is encoded by the exons atgtGCTTTTACAAGATTATACAG TACCATCCAGATAAAAACAAAGATGTGAAGGCTCAGGAAAAGTTTGTACGTATTGTAGAAGCTTACAGTGTGCTGGGGAAGCCATGCAGTCGAGCACAATATGATAGCAATATTATTGCTGCAGATGCCTACTCTGGCCCGTCTccacaatatacatacaagagatacaataa ctATGGTGCAAATCCTCAATACAGTAACTTCTACCAGTCTACGCAGTATAAGAGGGCAgatgaacaaacaaacacaaaatcaAAAACGACTGCGAGCTCCGCAGCGGTCGGCAAGAAGATACCTAATTATGTTATCATCATGATATGCTGTGGCATCGCTGTTGTGGGTGCAATACTGCAAGCTTTTGTTATTag aGAAATGTACATGATGCATAAAAAACAGACTCTAGAAAAGTCAAAACGCATTGCGGAAGAGCTAGAAAAAGTTCGCAACGCTGCTAAAAGTAATAGCAATGAG gCCCATACCCGTCTGTTATTAGAGAAGATAGTGGCAGCGGCGAACCCCACGGTGGCCACGGCTTCCCTCGGACAAGCGCTGGCGGAGGACAAAAAGTGA
- the LOC106136301 gene encoding dnaJ-like protein 60 isoform X1, protein MYFMKRNPDFKFICAFTRLYSFARKTHYDVLNLRKNCSDKEIKDAFIQMSKEYHPDKNKDVKAQEKFVRIVEAYSVLGKPCSRAQYDSNIIAADAYSGPSPQYTYKRYNNYGANPQYSNFYQSTQYKRADEQTNTKSKTTASSAAVGKKIPNYVIIMICCGIAVVGAILQAFVIREMYMMHKKQTLEKSKRIAEELEKVRNAAKSNSNEAHTRLLLEKIVAAANPTVATASLGQALAEDKK, encoded by the exons ATGTATTTCATGAAACGTAATCcagatttcaaatttatatgtGCTTTTACAAGATTATACAG TTTTGCCCGTAAAACTCATTACGATGTTCTTAACTTGCGAAAAAATTGTTCcgataaagaaattaaagatGCGTTTATCCAGATGAGCAAAGAA TACCATCCAGATAAAAACAAAGATGTGAAGGCTCAGGAAAAGTTTGTACGTATTGTAGAAGCTTACAGTGTGCTGGGGAAGCCATGCAGTCGAGCACAATATGATAGCAATATTATTGCTGCAGATGCCTACTCTGGCCCGTCTccacaatatacatacaagagatacaataa ctATGGTGCAAATCCTCAATACAGTAACTTCTACCAGTCTACGCAGTATAAGAGGGCAgatgaacaaacaaacacaaaatcaAAAACGACTGCGAGCTCCGCAGCGGTCGGCAAGAAGATACCTAATTATGTTATCATCATGATATGCTGTGGCATCGCTGTTGTGGGTGCAATACTGCAAGCTTTTGTTATTag aGAAATGTACATGATGCATAAAAAACAGACTCTAGAAAAGTCAAAACGCATTGCGGAAGAGCTAGAAAAAGTTCGCAACGCTGCTAAAAGTAATAGCAATGAG gCCCATACCCGTCTGTTATTAGAGAAGATAGTGGCAGCGGCGAACCCCACGGTGGCCACGGCTTCCCTCGGACAAGCGCTGGCGGAGGACAAAAAGTGA
- the LOC132902541 gene encoding arylalkylamine N-acetyltransferase 1-like, whose protein sequence is MMAETESDQTFTVQPVSEGDVEAIMDLLKRTFYVDEPMNESIELYSETNSCPELDEYCKSSLLEGLSYKAVNNKGNVIGVIINGVSPLKEENNGNDLESQAKKCPNPKFQRILHVLALRETGAKLWEKFPEEKHLVEVKVAATDPDWRRRGIMNALLQETEKATKQRGITLIRIDTSSAYSAKSAERMGFTCVYEALYSDIKLDDKPLVLPKPPHLRDKVYIKRLSV, encoded by the exons ATGATGGCGGAGACAGAATCTGATCAAACGTTTACTGTACAGCCGGTATCGGAGGGAGACGTTGAAGCTATAATGGATTTATTAAAACG AACTTTCTACGTGGATGAGCCGATGAACGAGTCAATAGAATTGTACTCGGAAACTAATTCATGTCCTGAACTAGACGAATATTGCAAAAGCTCTCTCCTTGAAGGGCTGTCCTACAAAGCGGTCAACAATAAAGGGAACGTTATCGGCGTTATAATCAACGGCGTCAGTCCTTTGAAAGAA GAGAACAACGGGAATGACCTTGAAAGTCAAGCCAAAAAATGTCCAAATCCTAAGTTCCAACGAATCTTACACGTCCTTGCACTGCGCGAGACAGGAGCTAAATTATGGGAAAAATTCCCAGAAGAGAAACACCTGGTGGAAGTGAAGGTGGCCGCCACGGACCCAGACTGGCGGAGAAGAGGTATAATGAATGCCCTGCTGCAAGAGACAga AAAGGCCACGAAGCAACGAGGCATCACACTGATTAGAATCGATACATCCAGTGCCTATTCAGCAAAATCTGCTGAGAGAATGGGTTTCACCTGCGTGTATGAAGCGCTTTATTCAGACATCAAACTGGATGATAAACCGTTAGTCCTACCTAAACCGCCACATTTGCGTGACAAAGTCTACATAAAACGCTTAAGCGTCTAA